The Synechocystis sp. PCC 7509 genome includes a window with the following:
- a CDS encoding Uma2 family endonuclease, which translates to MDAATVSLPPTLQLSLNLTDEQFFQLCIDNRDLQFERTASGEIIIMPPTGGETSNRNSELTYQLQAWSRQNKLGKAFDSNGGFTLPNGAVRAPDASWLKLERWEALTPQQREKFLPLCPDFMVELLSPTDSLKQTQLKMQEYIENGARLGWLIDVKNRRVEIYRPSQDVELLSKPVTLRGEDVLPGFVLDMTQILSPD; encoded by the coding sequence ATGGATGCAGCAACAGTTAGTTTACCTCCAACATTGCAATTAAGTCTCAACTTGACTGACGAGCAGTTTTTTCAGCTATGTATTGACAACCGCGACTTGCAATTTGAGCGCACCGCATCGGGAGAAATAATAATTATGCCACCCACTGGGGGCGAAACTAGCAACCGCAATAGCGAACTAACTTATCAACTCCAAGCTTGGAGTCGTCAAAATAAACTAGGTAAAGCTTTTGACTCTAATGGAGGCTTTACGTTGCCTAATGGTGCAGTCCGCGCCCCTGATGCGTCCTGGCTGAAATTAGAGCGCTGGGAAGCTCTTACACCCCAACAGAGAGAGAAATTTCTACCCCTATGTCCCGATTTTATGGTTGAGTTACTTTCTCCCACAGATTCCCTTAAACAAACTCAGCTAAAAATGCAGGAATATATAGAGAATGGGGCGCGTTTGGGTTGGTTAATTGATGTAAAAAACCGACGAGTGGAAATCTATCGCCCTAGTCAAGATGTAGAATTACTCTCTAAACCAGTAACTTTGAGAGGCGAAGATGTATTACCAGGATTTGTATTAGATATGACTCAAATTCTGTCGCCTGATTGA
- a CDS encoding pentapeptide repeat-containing protein, producing MTKLSKERSHPCKKYIMNADELKQRYAAGERDFTGANLAEVKLIGVNLVGINLWGADLSGANLARAKLWGANLSGANLAKANLTRANLSGVKLTEANLRQAKLVNTKLFGANLSGAYYDNTTRFSRGFDPTKNNMRQV from the coding sequence ATGACAAAATTGAGTAAAGAGCGATCGCACCCATGCAAAAAATATATTATGAATGCTGACGAACTAAAACAGCGTTACGCCGCCGGAGAAAGAGACTTTACTGGAGCTAATTTAGCTGAAGTTAAGCTAATTGGAGTTAATTTAGTAGGGATAAACCTTTGGGGAGCAGACTTGAGCGGAGCTAACCTTGCTAGAGCAAAGCTTTGGGGTGCAAACTTGAGCGGTGCAAATCTTGCTAAAGCTAACCTAACTAGAGCAAATCTTAGTGGAGTGAAACTAACAGAAGCCAATCTCAGACAAGCTAAGTTAGTCAATACAAAGCTTTTTGGTGCAAACTTGAGCGGTGCTTATTACGACAATACTACTCGCTTTTCTAGAGGCTTCGATCCGACTAAAAACAATATGCGCCAAGTTTAA
- a CDS encoding ELWxxDGT repeat protein, with amino-acid sequence MGFPNLKRDAKFCSGMLICGVILGTLVQTSTQVQAVPNSSNPNNLTNVNGTVYFSSYTPASGNELWKSNGTAAGTVLVKDITPGATGSNPNNLTNVNGILYFTAYNPVTGTELWKSNGTVAGTVLVKDIAPGVAFSAPSNLTNINNLLYFVAYKPGTGRELWKSNGTAIGTVLVKDIVPGGGYSYSNKLTNVNGTLYFESYTPATGWELWKSNGTAAGTFLVKDIVPGTAYSYPDNLTNVNGTLYFSAESLTNGIDLWKSNGTAVGTVRVKGIVPGINYSNPHNLTNINGMLYFVDHNLANGYELWKSNGTAAGTVIVKDIVPGGNHSQPDNLTNVNGILYFIALTPADGRELWKSNGTAAGTVLVKNIYPSEPYSLSDNLTNINGILYFTVFTPTYRWELWKSNGTAAGTVLVKNINSGNDDSSFSDNLTNVNGILYFTAYTPAYGRELWKSNGTARGTVLVKDIYP; translated from the coding sequence ATGGGTTTTCCAAATCTTAAGCGTGATGCCAAGTTTTGTAGCGGGATGCTAATTTGTGGAGTCATCCTAGGCACATTAGTGCAAACATCTACTCAAGTACAGGCAGTCCCTAACAGTTCTAACCCTAATAACCTCACTAATGTCAATGGTACAGTTTACTTTAGTTCCTATACTCCTGCGAGTGGAAACGAGCTATGGAAGAGTAATGGTACGGCTGCTGGCACTGTTCTCGTCAAGGATATTACTCCTGGAGCTACTGGTTCTAACCCTAATAACCTGACCAATGTCAACGGCATACTGTATTTTACTGCCTATAACCCAGTGACTGGAACTGAGCTATGGAAGAGCAATGGTACGGTTGCTGGCACTGTTCTCGTTAAGGATATTGCTCCTGGTGTTGCTTTTTCTGCCCCATCTAACCTGACCAATATAAATAACCTTTTATACTTTGTTGCCTATAAACCAGGAACTGGAAGGGAGCTATGGAAGAGTAATGGCACGGCTATTGGTACTGTTCTCGTCAAGGATATCGTTCCCGGTGGTGGTTACTCTTACTCAAATAAACTGACTAACGTTAATGGCACGCTGTATTTTGAGTCCTATACCCCAGCTACGGGATGGGAGCTATGGAAAAGTAATGGCACGGCTGCTGGTACTTTTCTCGTCAAGGATATCGTTCCTGGTACTGCTTATTCTTACCCGGATAACCTGACTAACGTCAATGGCACACTATACTTTAGTGCCGAGAGCCTAACTAATGGAATCGATTTATGGAAGAGTAATGGCACGGCTGTGGGTACTGTTCGAGTCAAGGGTATCGTTCCTGGTATTAATTATTCTAACCCGCATAACCTAACCAATATCAATGGAATGCTGTACTTTGTTGACCATAACCTAGCCAATGGATACGAGCTATGGAAAAGTAATGGCACGGCTGCTGGTACTGTGATCGTCAAGGATATCGTTCCTGGTGGCAATCATTCTCAACCAGATAATTTGACTAATGTCAACGGCATACTGTACTTTATTGCCTTAACCCCAGCTGATGGCAGGGAGCTATGGAAGAGTAATGGCACGGCTGCTGGCACTGTTCTTGTCAAAAATATCTATCCTAGCGAACCTTATTCTCTCTCAGATAATCTGACTAATATCAACGGCATACTGTACTTTACTGTTTTTACCCCAACTTATAGATGGGAGCTATGGAAGAGTAATGGCACGGCTGCTGGCACTGTTCTTGTCAAAAATATCAATTCTGGTAATGATGATTCTTCTTTCTCAGATAACCTAACCAATGTCAATGGCATACTGTACTTTACTGCCTATACCCCAGCTTATGGAAGGGAGCTATGGAAGAGTAATGGCACGGCTCGTGGCACTGTTCTCGTCAAAGATATCTATCCTTAA
- a CDS encoding ELWxxDGT repeat protein, whose protein sequence is MIQSSLKRDAKFCSWMLFCGVTLVTLLQTFTQAQAIVTRDSHPQNLTNFNGTLYFSATTSAKGKELWKSNGTAVGTVLVKDINPGAADSYPSYLTNVNGLLYFSANTSATGRELWKTNGTAVGTVVVKDIIPGFSDSDPEYLTNVNGTLYFVAYHPDRGRELWKTNGTAVGTVLVKDINPGYYGSVPQNLTNVNGLLYFEAYNPATGRELWKSNGTAAGTVLVKDIFLGAPYANPYSLTNINGILYFGASSLAYRNELWKSNGTAAGTVLVKDINPGSEHSNPSRLININGTLYFRANHPDTGNELWKSNGTTRGTVLVKDIYPGFPSFSNSDPEHLTNVNGTLYFRAKTSATGEELWKSNGTAAGTVLVKDIYPGGSYSYPSSLSNVNGKLYFVAFNPTYGNELWKSNGTTLGTVLVKDINPGGVGYSPDNLTNVNGTLYFTVYKPIVGNELWKSNGTTAGTVLVKDIYP, encoded by the coding sequence ATGATTCAATCTTCTCTTAAGCGTGATGCCAAGTTTTGTAGCTGGATGCTATTTTGTGGAGTGACATTAGTGACACTACTGCAAACCTTCACCCAGGCCCAGGCAATCGTCACTCGTGATTCTCACCCGCAGAACCTAACAAATTTCAATGGCACACTGTACTTTAGTGCCACAACCTCAGCAAAGGGAAAAGAGCTATGGAAGAGTAATGGCACCGCTGTTGGCACTGTTCTGGTTAAGGATATCAATCCTGGTGCTGCTGATTCTTATCCATCTTACCTGACAAATGTCAATGGACTTCTGTACTTTAGTGCCAATACCTCCGCTACTGGAAGGGAGCTATGGAAGACCAATGGCACGGCTGTTGGCACTGTTGTAGTTAAAGATATCATTCCTGGTTTTAGTGATTCTGACCCAGAGTACCTGACAAATGTCAATGGCACGCTATACTTTGTTGCCTATCATCCAGATAGAGGAAGGGAGCTATGGAAGACCAATGGCACGGCTGTTGGTACTGTTCTCGTCAAGGATATCAATCCTGGTTACTATGGTTCAGTCCCGCAGAACCTGACAAATGTCAATGGCCTTCTGTACTTTGAGGCTTATAATCCAGCTACTGGAAGGGAGCTATGGAAGAGCAATGGGACTGCTGCTGGCACTGTTCTGGTCAAGGATATCTTTCTTGGTGCGCCTTATGCTAACCCATATAGCCTGACCAATATCAATGGGATTCTGTACTTTGGTGCTAGTAGCCTAGCTTATAGAAACGAGCTATGGAAGAGCAATGGGACTGCTGCGGGCACTGTTCTGGTCAAGGATATCAATCCTGGCTCCGAGCATTCTAACCCGTCTAGACTGATTAATATCAATGGCACACTGTACTTTCGTGCCAATCATCCAGATACAGGAAACGAGCTATGGAAGAGTAATGGCACGACTCGTGGCACTGTTCTGGTCAAGGATATCTATCCTGGTTTTCCTAGTTTTAGTAATTCTGACCCGGAACACCTGACAAATGTCAATGGCACGCTATATTTTCGTGCTAAAACTTCAGCTACTGGAGAGGAGTTATGGAAGAGCAATGGCACGGCTGCTGGCACTGTTCTGGTCAAGGATATTTATCCTGGCGGTAGTTATTCTTACCCGTCTTCTCTAAGCAATGTTAATGGCAAATTGTACTTTGTTGCCTTTAACCCAACTTATGGAAACGAGCTATGGAAGAGTAATGGCACGACTCTTGGCACTGTTCTGGTCAAGGATATCAATCCTGGTGGTGTTGGTTATTCCCCAGATAATCTGACCAATGTCAATGGCACACTGTATTTTACTGTCTATAAACCAATTGTTGGAAACGAGCTATGGAAGAGTAATGGTACGACTGCTGGCACTGTTCTCGTCAAAGATATCTATCCCTAA
- a CDS encoding helicase-related protein, whose protein sequence is MQCDKEQRVLCVDLSVFFIKSIRDLLDVDSVEVIKDILSREINYLKSKSIFANLGLDTKIGLNLSPDLAHYFSAFKREDKESVKLIQAASYTHSFYEFMRSHNLTTDDNTLTFNVVGYSDRAINAMSLNLDNLRVLETCSTIYKQKLSDIQINDARKKVLKLIQRNTAKSFNEGKEFIAKLLNVPAGITTVTHTERIEGFLNSQGKIPQKHAEQLHISPELTLRDAHAELIKQALMSEDVYIFLTGNPGIGKTTAIANVLKTPTYSDEGFLFFYASPRTQVNLDIIEKFTDEDTQTLFNDKFLTITTNSDLIKKHGGRCTVNYLSDTRDTDFIEKTVHFINQNNPTQEDTNPKKKLAITSEDTIQCREQKNRGVLDSICEAIYTVIESNISTNILATVSIQSLKKTRGGKDTLEHFEKIFKSAYNEREGKVIPAKMQGISRQIKHLFIMIDEITGDDSGVEFLSRIGELINKYKLTDPQHGFNVKVIVADASIVNSSIIEQHLKSSSVEPNKIFFRQGIENCPPIAKDSFNFNNFPASVINTNSYPAKSLTITYKVIIESCKYVQTAEIDKGNGLRSRLQQQLIDDIYKLLASPDFEQIIVYIQDKQRLAELIEKIRKDKGIFQYQQDYIEIHADLSEQKKQEIKQYQNSVKIVFMTASASRGLSFPKTKYILVDAPRFEVEKNLMEIIQVIYRGRGSYLENGVKQTLDNTDKELIFYFSERSVYYEDPKLSTEDFATQRQLSLQESVLSVLNILLVLKTSIMTRITGFGQIGKNNFIMIPIGGKSVTAAGQTFSSTMSSLINKLKKESSKQQFNQQLKEVYSTLKNLLNRSEIVLKNPESFTDEQVSYLSLRESLANKFIKSINKNFAELLDFKAIEVGYVSGSLLVIPLAGRLIEEKYEMRMEQEILKYANNDFLKKMYDIKRAPSSTESLKYAIDEAIELVKLLRDQSDKTQRLEQYSQRLDRYYALPLFTFLSSEEIKKYLANAEETEDKGFKKILTQYLQTLYPIGNILPIGNKYSDFPFIVFTSYSLNEMRNKIFTNNYLISSNELNVLNLILATDE, encoded by the coding sequence TTGCAATGCGATAAAGAACAGAGAGTTTTATGTGTAGATTTATCGGTGTTTTTTATTAAGTCAATTAGAGATTTATTAGATGTAGATAGTGTGGAAGTAATAAAAGATATATTATCCAGGGAAATTAACTATCTAAAATCAAAAAGTATTTTTGCTAATTTGGGTTTAGATACTAAAATAGGCTTGAATTTATCCCCAGATTTAGCGCACTATTTTAGCGCCTTTAAACGCGAGGATAAAGAAAGTGTCAAACTAATTCAAGCAGCTAGTTATACCCATAGCTTTTATGAATTTATGCGATCGCACAATCTTACTACCGACGATAACACACTGACCTTTAATGTAGTAGGATACAGCGATCGCGCTATCAATGCAATGTCTCTAAATCTGGATAACTTGCGCGTGTTAGAAACTTGTTCAACTATCTATAAGCAAAAGTTAAGCGATATACAAATCAACGATGCGCGTAAAAAAGTATTAAAGCTAATTCAACGCAATACGGCTAAAAGCTTTAATGAGGGTAAAGAATTTATTGCGAAACTTCTCAACGTTCCTGCGGGAATTACAACAGTAACCCATACAGAACGAATAGAGGGCTTTCTCAACTCTCAGGGTAAAATTCCCCAAAAACACGCCGAACAACTGCACATTAGCCCAGAATTGACGCTCAGAGATGCTCACGCCGAACTAATTAAACAGGCATTAATGTCTGAAGATGTTTACATATTTTTAACAGGTAATCCTGGAATTGGCAAGACTACCGCGATCGCAAATGTGCTAAAAACTCCAACTTATAGCGATGAGGGGTTTTTGTTTTTCTACGCCAGTCCCAGGACGCAAGTTAATTTAGATATTATTGAAAAATTTACTGATGAAGATACCCAAACTTTATTTAACGACAAATTCCTGACAATTACTACTAACTCCGATTTAATTAAGAAGCATGGCGGACGCTGTACTGTAAATTACTTATCAGATACACGCGATACAGATTTTATCGAAAAAACTGTCCATTTTATTAATCAAAATAACCCTACCCAAGAGGATACAAACCCTAAGAAAAAATTAGCAATTACTAGCGAAGATACAATCCAATGTAGAGAACAAAAAAACCGAGGAGTTTTAGATAGTATTTGCGAAGCAATTTATACAGTTATTGAGAGCAATATATCCACTAACATTTTAGCTACGGTTTCAATTCAGTCATTAAAAAAGACGAGAGGTGGTAAAGATACTCTTGAGCATTTTGAGAAAATCTTTAAAAGTGCCTATAACGAAAGAGAAGGTAAGGTTATTCCAGCAAAAATGCAGGGAATATCTCGCCAGATTAAACATTTATTTATCATGATAGATGAAATTACCGGAGACGATAGCGGTGTTGAGTTTTTAAGTCGAATTGGTGAACTTATAAATAAGTACAAATTAACCGATCCTCAACATGGCTTTAATGTCAAAGTAATCGTTGCTGATGCTTCTATAGTTAACAGTTCAATTATTGAACAACATCTTAAATCGTCATCGGTAGAACCAAATAAGATATTTTTTAGACAAGGGATAGAAAATTGTCCCCCTATAGCTAAAGATAGTTTTAATTTTAATAATTTTCCCGCCTCGGTTATCAATACAAATTCTTACCCTGCTAAAAGCTTAACCATCACTTACAAAGTAATAATTGAATCGTGCAAATACGTACAAACGGCTGAAATAGACAAGGGAAACGGGTTAAGAAGCCGATTGCAACAACAACTTATCGATGACATTTATAAGCTTTTAGCAAGTCCTGACTTTGAGCAAATAATTGTATATATTCAAGACAAACAGAGACTAGCTGAGTTAATTGAAAAGATTAGAAAAGATAAAGGAATTTTTCAATATCAGCAAGACTATATAGAGATTCATGCTGACCTTTCTGAGCAAAAAAAACAAGAGATAAAACAATATCAAAACTCAGTAAAAATAGTGTTTATGACAGCTTCAGCTAGTCGGGGTTTATCTTTTCCTAAAACCAAATACATATTAGTTGATGCACCGAGATTTGAAGTTGAAAAAAACTTGATGGAGATTATTCAGGTTATTTATAGAGGGAGAGGAAGTTATTTAGAAAATGGTGTGAAGCAAACTTTAGATAATACTGATAAAGAATTGATTTTCTACTTTTCTGAACGCTCGGTATATTACGAAGATCCCAAATTATCTACGGAAGATTTCGCCACGCAACGCCAACTATCTTTGCAAGAAAGCGTACTAAGTGTTTTAAATATTTTGCTAGTCTTAAAAACTTCAATAATGACTCGTATTACTGGATTTGGTCAGATAGGTAAAAACAATTTTATCATGATTCCTATAGGCGGAAAGTCCGTAACGGCTGCGGGACAAACTTTTAGTAGTACCATGAGTTCGCTAATAAATAAATTAAAAAAAGAATCGTCAAAACAGCAATTTAACCAGCAATTAAAAGAAGTGTACTCAACCTTAAAAAATTTATTAAATAGGTCAGAGATTGTATTAAAAAATCCAGAAAGTTTCACAGACGAGCAAGTTTCTTACCTTTCTTTGCGAGAATCTCTAGCTAATAAATTTATTAAATCTATCAACAAAAATTTTGCAGAGTTACTAGACTTTAAAGCAATTGAAGTAGGTTATGTTAGTGGAAGCCTATTAGTAATTCCTCTAGCGGGTAGATTGATTGAAGAAAAATATGAAATGCGAATGGAACAAGAAATACTTAAATATGCAAACAATGATTTCCTCAAAAAAATGTACGATATTAAACGCGCTCCTAGCTCTACAGAAAGTCTCAAATATGCGATAGATGAAGCAATAGAATTAGTTAAATTATTGCGAGATCAATCCGATAAAACCCAGAGACTTGAACAGTACAGCCAACGTTTGGATCGATATTATGCTCTACCTTTATTTACTTTTCTCAGTAGCGAAGAAATTAAGAAATACTTGGCTAATGCTGAAGAAACAGAAGACAAAGGTTTTAAAAAGATTCTAACTCAATACCTCCAAACTCTTTACCCAATAGGTAATATTTTACCCATTGGTAATAAGTATTCAGATTTTCCTTTCATTGTTTTTACAAGCTATAGCTTAAATGAAATGAGAAATAAGATTTTTACAAATAATTATCTAATAAGTTCTAATGAATTGAATGTATTAAATTTAATTCTTGCTACCGATGAGTAA
- a CDS encoding pentapeptide repeat-containing protein — translation MNAEELKQRYTAGERDFTGANLAEVKLIGVNLVGINLWGADLSGANLARAKLWGANLSGANLAKANLTRANLSGVKLTEANLRQAKLVNTKLFGANLSGAYYDNTTRFSRGFDPVKNNMRKV, via the coding sequence ATGAATGCTGAAGAACTAAAACAACGTTACACCGCCGGAGAGAGAGACTTTACCGGAGCTAATTTAGCTGAAGTTAAGCTAATTGGAGTAAATTTAGTAGGAATCAACCTCTGGGGAGCAGATTTAAGCGGCGCTAACTTAGCTAGAGCAAAACTTTGGGGAGCAAACCTTAGTGGTGCTAATCTCGCCAAAGCTAACTTAACTAGAGCAAACCTTAGTGGAGTGAAACTAACAGAAGCTAATCTCAGACAAGCCAAATTAGTAAATACGAAGCTTTTTGGTGCAAACTTGAGCGGCGCTTATTACGATAACACTACCCGCTTTTCTAGAGGATTTGATCCGGTTAAAAATAATATGCGCAAAGTATAA
- a CDS encoding ABC transporter ATP-binding protein gives MAQVVLENIYKSFPSVAKTEKAIAPVVAQPLITSVEETKQELNSIHVLRRINLAVADGEFMVLVGPSGCGKSTLLRLIAGLEEMTGGNIWVGDALVNDLPPKARDIAMVFQNYALYPHMTVYDNIAFGLRRGARDGQKKDLSTWAENTLFGMTRLLPAPLSYKSDREIEVDKRVKNVASLLQIEALLNRLPKQLSGGQKQRVALGRAISRNPQVFLMDEPLSNLDAKLRAETRAQIVKLQRQLGTTTIYVTHDQTEAMTMGTRIAVMNLGQLQQVAQPLELYNRPATKFVAEFIGSPPMNFLEVEFQSPLVISHPLFRFTLPQVWELALSKYDRQPLILGIRPEHFSLGKAAPTNLPVQVDLIEALGNETYLSVSPTNSTNAASMQVRIPPDRQVSYQEALWLSFTPDKLHFFDPDTGKAIWYD, from the coding sequence GTGGCACAGGTTGTTTTAGAAAATATTTATAAAAGCTTTCCCAGCGTTGCTAAGACAGAAAAAGCGATCGCTCCAGTAGTCGCTCAACCATTAATTACCTCGGTAGAGGAAACCAAGCAAGAATTAAATAGCATTCATGTCTTGCGGCGGATCAATCTGGCGGTGGCGGATGGGGAATTTATGGTACTGGTGGGCCCTTCTGGGTGTGGCAAAAGTACCCTGTTACGGCTAATTGCAGGCTTAGAAGAAATGACTGGAGGCAATATTTGGGTGGGGGATGCCTTAGTCAACGATTTGCCTCCCAAAGCGCGAGATATTGCCATGGTGTTTCAAAACTATGCTCTTTATCCGCATATGACTGTTTATGACAACATTGCTTTTGGGCTGCGTCGTGGGGCAAGAGACGGGCAAAAAAAAGATTTATCAACTTGGGCAGAAAATACGCTGTTTGGCATGACACGGCTGCTTCCTGCACCTCTAAGTTACAAGAGCGATCGCGAAATAGAGGTAGATAAGCGAGTAAAAAATGTTGCATCTTTATTACAAATTGAGGCGTTATTAAACCGACTACCCAAACAACTCTCTGGCGGTCAAAAGCAGCGCGTGGCATTAGGTCGGGCAATTTCTCGCAATCCACAAGTTTTTTTAATGGATGAACCGCTTTCTAACTTAGATGCCAAACTCCGCGCCGAAACTCGCGCCCAAATAGTTAAGTTGCAACGCCAATTAGGAACGACAACAATTTACGTTACTCACGATCAGACCGAAGCAATGACTATGGGAACTCGCATTGCAGTAATGAATTTAGGTCAATTACAACAAGTTGCTCAACCTCTAGAACTCTATAATCGTCCAGCTACGAAGTTTGTAGCCGAGTTTATTGGTTCGCCACCGATGAATTTTTTAGAGGTGGAATTTCAATCGCCTTTAGTAATTTCGCATCCTTTATTTCGCTTTACACTTCCCCAAGTATGGGAACTCGCTTTAAGTAAATACGATCGCCAACCATTAATTCTTGGCATCCGACCAGAGCATTTTAGTCTTGGTAAGGCTGCACCGACAAATCTTCCAGTCCAAGTAGACCTTATAGAAGCCCTCGGTAACGAAACCTATCTTTCCGTCAGTCCCACTAATTCAACTAATGCCGCTTCTATGCAAGTGAGAATTCCCCCCGATCGCCAAGTATCGTATCAAGAGGCGTTATGGCTATCTTTTACCCCAGATAAGCTGCATTTCTTTGATCCTGATACTGGTAAAGCCATTTGGTATGACTAA
- a CDS encoding GNAT family N-acetyltransferase, translated as MTNLDKRIKAIAFMQIRLFHPQDTAQIAQLFHQTVHQINRQDYSHNQCLAWSPENIYFRDWANICASRYTFVAEIGDAIVGFGELEANGHIDCFYTHKDYQRCGVGSQIYRAIEKKAVELGLQRLFTASSITAKPFFQHLGFVIITEQQVSCRGETFTNYAMEKFLHSQQRN; from the coding sequence ATGACTAACTTAGACAAGAGGATAAAAGCGATCGCATTTATGCAAATTCGGTTGTTTCACCCCCAAGACACAGCACAAATAGCCCAGTTATTTCATCAAACCGTCCACCAAATCAACCGCCAGGATTATTCTCACAATCAATGTTTAGCTTGGTCGCCAGAAAATATTTATTTTCGAGATTGGGCGAATATTTGTGCCAGTCGCTATACTTTTGTTGCGGAAATTGGAGATGCGATCGTTGGTTTTGGCGAATTAGAAGCCAATGGTCATATTGATTGCTTTTACACCCACAAAGACTATCAGCGCTGTGGTGTAGGCAGTCAAATCTATCGAGCGATAGAAAAAAAGGCAGTAGAATTAGGCTTGCAGCGCTTGTTTACCGCATCAAGTATTACAGCAAAGCCCTTTTTTCAGCACTTAGGATTTGTAATTATCACCGAGCAGCAAGTTAGTTGTCGAGGAGAAACTTTTACAAACTACGCCATGGAAAAGTTTTTACATAGCCAACAAAGAAACTAA